In Kytococcus sedentarius DSM 20547, the sequence CCTGCGCGGCTTCGGGGGGTCCACCGGCTGCCTGGACTGGGTGGGTCCCGGTGAGCAGGCCGACGTGGCCTCCGCGGTCGAGTGGGCGGCGGGCCAGCCGTGGTCCACCGGGAAGGTGGGGATGTACGGCAAGTCCTACGACGCCTCCACCGGCCTGGTCGGCAACAACCTGGAGCCCGAGGGCCTGGAGGCCGTGGTGGCCCAGGAGCCGGTGTGGGACATGCACAACTACCTCTACAGCAACGGGGTGCCGCGGCCGAACAACGTGTTCACCCCGCGGGCCTACAACAGCATCGCGACGCTGCCGGCCCACGCGGGGGACGACGAGCGCTACCGCGCCAACGCTGACTACGAGAAGGCGCACCCCGAGTGCACGGCGCAGAACTCGGCGGACGGGCTGATCGCGGACCCGGAGTCGGAGTACTGGAAGGCCCGTGACCTGGCCACGCAGGCCGAGGGCTCGGACGTGCCGCTGTTCGTGACGCAGGGTTTCATCGAGACGAACACCAAGCCCGAGGACATGCGGAAGTACCTGGACAACCACAGTGGTGAGCAGCGCGGCTGGCTGGGGCAGTGGAACCACGTGCGGGGCAACGACCGCACCGAGGACGGCCGGTTGGAGATGGGCCGCGAGGGCTGGTTCACCGAGGTGATCAGCTTCTACGACGAGCACCTCAAGGACACCGAGCCGGTGCAGGACTTTCCGGCCTACGTCATCGAGGACAGCAACGGTGCGTGGCGCGCGCAGGACGCGTGGCCGCTGGTGAACAGCACGCGCACGGTCGACCTGGAGGACGGGTCGTTCGTCGACGACCGCGCGGGCGAGCCGGGCGCCGCACGGGGCGCTGTGGCCGACGGCGCCGATGGGGTGACGCTGGCCGCGGGCGCGGCGCCCCGCATCGAGGCGGCGGACGGTGCCGCGAAGGGCCGGGGTCCCGTCGGCGACATGGAGCGAGGTGCGTCGCTGCAGCCGCAGAAGGGCCCGGTGGCCCCGGAGGTTCGGCAGCGCAAGGGCAAGGGTGGGCCCGGCACCACCGAGGACGCGTACGGGTACGTGACCTGGTCCAAGCCGGTGAAGCGCGACGTGCGCGTGACCGGCACGCCGCGGGTGGCCTTCGAGGCCGAGGGCCAGGGCGGTGTGGCGGTGCAGCTGTTCGACGTGGCGCCCGACGGTACGGCGGTGCGCTTCGACGAGCAGGTGGTGGCCGTCGACGGCGGGCAGCACGAGATCGCGTTGAAGGACACCGAGTGGACGCTCGAGGCCGGTCACCAGCTGGCGGTGCGGATCGGCACCATCGGTGCCGACGAGTACTGGTCGCACGAGCCGAGCATGGACACCGTCGAGGTGAGCGACGCCGAGCTGACGCTCGAGCTGCAGAACACGCGTTGGGACGAGCCGACCCACGGCGCGGTCTCGCCCTTCCTGGCGACCTGGGAGCGCGCCTACACCGAGAAGTGGGACGCCAAGGCGCCCGGGACCTTCCAGGTGAAGGCGTCGCAGGGCAAGCCCAAGCACTCCTGAGATACCTGTGACCGCGCCCGGCCCACTGGCACTCGGTGGGCCGGGCGCTCGTCATGGACGCACGGGCTGTACCCGACACCCGCCACGGGCGGCCAGGTGGTCGCGGTGCAGTCCCTCCAGGGTGCGGGCCACCAGCTCGGGGAACGCCGTGGGGGCACGCCCCAGGTCGTCGGCGGTGGCGAGGCCGGCGCCGGAGGAGAACGAGTCCCCCAGCGCGACGAAGCGGGCTCTGGGGTGCGTCCTGACGGTGGTGCTGCTCATGGAGGCGATGGTGCCGCAGAGCACCGACATGCCGGGTGCTGCAGACCACCGGTGCACGGGGCGCTGCCGGGTGTTGAGCCCCCCGGGGCCCGGCTACTGGTGGGCGCCGTCGTGGGTGGTGGCGACGACTGGCCGGCGCCGCCGTGGGTGGCGCCTACTGGTCGGTGTAGTCGTGGGGGTGGGTGGTCTGCCGCTGGCCCAGGAGGCTGGTCCACTCGACGGAGCCGTCGGGGGCCATGACCGCCTCCCAGTGACGGCGGGTCTTGCGCGCGTGACCCCGGCGCGAGAGGCACTGCAGGTTGTCCGGGGTGGTGGCGCCACCGGCCTCGAACGGCACCACGTGGTCGAGCTCGCACTGGTCGGCCGGGGTGCCTGAGCCGGGGTCACGGGCGACGCCGTCACGGGCCCTCACGAACCGGGCCACCGACGCCGTCGGTCGGTAGGTGTGCGGCGAGACCGCCACGGCGTGACCGGTGACCGGGTCGGCGACCAGGCGCTGCCACACCGAGCCCTCGCGGGTCGCTACGGCACGGACGTGCTCGGGGCCGAGGTACCCGAACCCGGGCATCCACCCCAGCGCTGCGCCGCGCAGGCCGCCGCCACCGCCACGCAGGTCGTCACCGCCGCCACGGGCGGGCGCTTGCTCGGCCAGTGCGTCACTCGGTGTGTCGCTCGGTGTGTGGGCCGGCGGTCCGGTACCCGCTGAGCCATCCGGCGGGGGATCGCTCGTGCCCGAACCGCTGTCCGGCGGGTCACGGTCGGCGTCGGTCGCGTTCTCGAGCAGGACGTCCAGGCCCACGACCACCGTGCACCGAGCCGGGGGAAGAACCGGGTCGCCGATCTGCGGAAGGGGCCACCAGTCGCTCGAGACCGTCCCGCAGGCCGTGCACACCGGAGGTGCAGGCGCCTCGGCACCCGTGGGGTTCTGGGTGGTCTGCGTCGGCAAGATCGGCTGGGTGCAGAACCCGCTCCCCGCGGGGCCGGCATCGGTGCGGCTGCCCGGCGTCGCGTGATCCGACCCGGCACTCGCAGAGGTGCTCGCAGTGCCGGGACAGGTGCCGGGCAGGTGGCCCACAAGCAACAGGTCCAGGTGCAGGTCCGAGCGCAGCTGGGCGAGGGTCCGCTGGTCGCCGGCCGCCTTGGCTCGCCGGGCCGCCGCGTCCAACCGGCCCCAGGCGGCTGCCACCCGGGTGGCCTCACCGACCACCGTCAGCGCCCCGGTCCCTTCCTCACCGGGCCGGGTCCACGAACCACGCCCCGCCAGGGCCTCGGCCATCCTCGCCCGAGCGGCCTGTCGGTCGGCGGCCTCGACCTTCCGCACCCGCCGGCGCAGGAGCTCGCGGAACGAGGCGGCCGACCGGGGCGAACCATCCGCCGCCCGGGTGAGCACCACCTCGCCGATGGCCACCGCGTCCGCCACCTGCAGGTGACGGGTCCCGGTGTGCCAGGACAGCACCCGCGACAAGGACGCGCGCCCCTCGACCAGTGCTGCGCGGCCGCAGGCCATCCGCTGCGGGTCGCTGGCCGCCAGGTCCACCACGGAACGCACCTGCGTCGGGAGCTCCCCCGTGGCGGCCGTGACCTCGTCGGCCACGATCGCCGGGGCATCGGCCACCTCCCACACACCCGGCTCGCCCTCCTCGCGACGCTGCTCCAGGTGGGCCGCCGTGTGCTCGTAGACCCCGGCCACCGCATCGAGCAGGGCCACCTCCGCGGCGCGGACCGCCTCCACCGCCGTGACGGCGTGGCCGAGGTCCCGCTCCGCCCGCTCCAGCGCGTCCGCGGAACGCCCCGCGGCGCCCCGGCCACCCGACGGGGACACCTGCCCCGTCCCGAACGACTCCCGCCGCATGTCCCCACCCCCTCGATGGTCACGCTGGTCCTGCTGGCTGTCCGATGTACCACTACGCGTCCGACACCTCGTCGAACTGATGTACCCACCATAGAACACCCTACCGACAACCTCCCCCCACCGTCACGACCCTGTGGACAAGCGCCCGACCGGGCCCATCGCACCCCCGTCCCCATGCACCCCCGCTCCCCGCCCTCAGGTGCCCTCGGACAGCTCCCGCAGCAACGCCGTCATCTCCTCCAGCCCGAAGTACTCCGCGATCACCCACGCGTTCTTCGGCCCGTGCCCCGGGTCCGCCCCGGCGCCCACCAGCGCCCGCACCAGGTCCCCCCGCTGCCGGAACACCGCGGCGGCCACCGGCGTCTGCCCCGCATCGTTGACCCGTGCCGTGTCCGCTCGCAGGCCCAGCAGCAACTCCACCGCCGCGGTGTGCCCGTGGTAGGTCGCCAGCATCAGCAGGGTGTCGCCGCGACCGTTCGTGAGGTTCACCGGCACCCCCATCGCCAACAGCTCACCCAGCCGTGTGACGTCGCCCGAGCGGGCCCTGTCGAAGGTCTCCTCCAACAGGGCCCGCTCGTCGGGCGTCAGGTCCGGTGCGCCCGACGACCCGTTCGGCTCGCTCAGGGCAGGTCCTTCTCCGGGGCCTGGAGCAGGCGGTCCCACACGCGGTGCTTGCTCAGCAGCTCCACCACGGTCGAGACGGCCTGGTCCGGCGCGTCGGCCTGCACCACACCCGCATCGACCGAGGGGACGGCGTGCGCGACGAAGCCCGCGCCGTCGCCCCATCCACCGACGGCCTTGCCGTGGTGCCAAGCCTCGCCCACCACCGCGGCCAGGTTGCGCGGCAGGTCCTCGGGGTGGTCGGCGACCAGGATCGCGTCGAACATGATGCTGGCCGCGTTGATGGCGGTGACGTCCACCATCAGGTCCTCACGCCCACCGAGCGGACCCCCGGCGGGGGCCACCAGCTGCGGCACCATGCCGGCGTCCTCGACGGCCTTCTTGGCCGCCGTCACCGCGTCGAGGTCGCACTCGCCGCAGACGAACAGGCCCACCACGCGGTTGTCCACCGGCCAGGTGCCGCCCACCTGGGCGAGCGCCGGGCTCGGGTCCATCTCCTCGACCGTCACCGAGGAGTCCGCCTCGGGCACCGGACGACCGAGGTTGCCCGCGACCGTGGCGGCCAACCCGCTGTCGATGGTGGCCAGGTGGCCCAGCTGCCGGTCCACCACGTGGGGCTTGGTGCACATGCCCAGCTCGAAGGAGTAGGCATCCGCGACGTGCGCCTGCTCGACCGCCGTCAGGGAGCGGTAGAACATGCGCGTCTGGGTGAAGTGGTCGTCGAAGCTCGTGCCCGGGTTCTCGCGCTCCTTGCCGCCGTCGACGGCCACGGGCACCTCGATGAGCACGCCGGGGACGTCGTCGACGCTCTTGTCCGCGCCGGGGGAGTTTTTCTGCCCGGGGTGCCACGGCACCTCGGCGGGATCCACCAGGCCCTGCGGCGCGTAGGCCACCTTGCCCTCGTGGACGGTCATCTGGTGCATGCCGTCACGGTGGTGGGTGTTCACCTCGGACTGCTGGGCCCGGTTGATGGGCAGCTGGGTGAAGTTCGGCCCGCCCAGCCGGGAGATCTGGGTGTCCAGGTAGCTGAACAGACGCCCCTGCAGCAGCGGGTCGTTGGTGTGGTCGATGCCGGGCACCAGGTGGCTGGGGCAGAAGGCCACCTGCTCGGTCTCGGCGAAGAAGTTGTCCACGTTGCGGTCCAGCGTCATCGTGCCGATGACCTGCACCGGAGCGAGCTCCTCGGGGACGAGCTTCGTGGGGTCGAGCAGGTCGATGCCCTCGAACATCTCGCTGTCGGTGTCCGGGAACACCTGCACGCCGAGGTCCCACTCGGGTGGGGTGCCGGAATCGATCGCCGTGTAGAGGTCCTTGCGCTGGTAGTCGGGGTCGGCGCCCATGATCTTCTGGGCCTCGGGCCACAGGGTGGAGTGCACGCCGGCCCGGGGCTTCCAGTGGAACTTGACGAGCGTGGTCTCACCCTCGGCGTTGATGAGGCGGAAGGTGTGCACACCGAAGCCCTCCATGGTGCGCAGCGACTGCGGGATGCCGCGGTCGGACATGTTCCAGATGGTGTGGTGCTGCGCCTCGGTGTGGGTGGAGACGAAGTCCCAGAAGGTGTCGTGGGCGGACTGCGCCTGCGGTATCTCGGTGTCGGGCTCCGGCTTGGCCGCGTGCACCACGTCGGGGAACTTGATCGCGTCCTGGATGAAGAACACCGGGATGTTGTTGCCCACGAGGTCGTAGTTGCCCTGCTCGGTGTAGAACTTCACCGCGAAGCCGCGGGTGTCGCGCGGGGTGTCCGCGCTGCCGCGCGAGCCGAGCACCGTGGAGAAGCGGGTGAACACCGGGGTCTCGGCGCCGGCCTGCAGGAAGCCTGCGCTGGTGATCCCCGCGGCCGCGCCGTTGCTACGGAAGGTGCCGTGTGCACCCACGCCGCGGGCGTGGACCGCGCGCTCCGGGATGCGCTCGTGGTCGAAGTGGGTGATCTTCTCCCGGAAGTGCTGGTCCTGGATCAGGGCCGGGCCGCGCCGTCCCGCCTTCAGCGTGTGGTCGGTGTCGGGGATGCGCGCACCGTGGTCGTTCGTGAGGTGCTCGCCGGACTGGAACTGCCCTCGGTTGGTCTCCATGCCCCCGAGTCTGGGGCCTGTCCATCCACCTCACAACCGGTGCGGCTCACGGCCCCTCAGCCCGCGCGCACGCCGACCAGCGCGACCGCCCCCGCCGCGGCGCCGACGAACCACCGCATCGGCCCCCGCACGCTCGCCGCCGCCACGCCCACCAGGCCGGCGGCCACCCCGTGGCTCGCGGCCACTCCCAGCCGGGCCGGCAGTCCCTCCTGGCCGGTCAGGGCGTCGTCCTCCACGTCGCGCGCAGCGTTCACCAGGTGCGCTGCCGCCCCCAGCGCCGCTCCCGCGACGGCGGGCCGCGCCGGCAATCCCCCGCCCCCACCCGCCCGGTGGGCGAGCACCGGCAGCGCCCCGAAGGCCACCGCCCACGGCACCGGGGACAGCACCGTCCGCTTGACCCCCAGGCTGTGCGCCACCCCCGGCACGACCACCAGGCCCAGCTGTGATGCGGCCAGCCCCCACCCCGTCCACCGCCCGGCCAGGGCGCTCATCAGCGCCGCGCACCCGGCCGCCCCCCACACCGTGGGCACCGAGACCGCGCCGGCCGCCACGGGCTTGTCGGTGCGCCCCACCCGGGCGTCGCGCTCCGCATCGAGGGCGTCGTTGACCCAGCCGATCACGAGCTGCCCCGACCCCACGGCCACCGACCACGCCGTCAGACGGGCGCCGCGCGCCACACCCACCGCCGGGCCCGATGCGGGCAGCGTCGCCCCGGCGCCGCGCCGGACCTCCCGTGCCGCGGCCACGGCCAGCGCGGTCCCCAGCCCCGTCACCATCACCGTCGGCAGGGGGTGGCAGGAGGCCGCGAGCGCCCGGGCCACGCGCAGGGACGGGCGGGGGGAGGTCGACATGCCGGCAGCGTAGGCGCGGCATAGGCTCGCTGCATGCCGGCCCCCTCGCGACTCCTCGCTGTCCACGTCGTCCCGGGGGGCCACAGCGCTCCCCAGTCCGAGGTGACGGATGCCGTCGCGGGGCTCCTGGGCGGTAGTGCCGGCGAGGAGCGGGTCCTGCGCCGCATCCACGCCAACGCCGGGGTGGACACGCGCTCGCTGGTGCTGCCGCTCGAGGCCTATGGCGCGTTGGACGGGTTCGGGACCGCGAACGACGCCTGGCTGGAGCACGCGCCCCGGCTGGCGGTCGAGGCCGTCAACGGTGCCCTGGCGCAGGCGGGGGTCGACGCCGCGGAGGTGGACGTGGTGGTCTCCACGACCGTCACCGGCATCGCGGTGCCCTCGCTGGAGGCGCGGATCGCCGTCGAGGTGGGTTTCCGCGAGGACGTCGTGCGGGTGCCGCTCTTCGGCCTCGGGTGCGTGGCCGGCGCGGCCGGTATCGCCCGCGTGCACGACCTGCTGGCCGGGCGCCCCGACGGGGTGGCGGTGCTGCTGGCCGTGGAACTGTGCTCGCTCACGGTGCAGCAGGGCGACGCCTCGCGCGCGAACATGGTTGCCTCCGGGCTGTTCGGTGACGGGGCGGCCGCCGTGGTGCTGGCCGGGCCCGAGCGGCGTGCGGCGGCGCCGGTGCCTGCGCCGTCGTCCCCGGCCCTGTCGTCCCGCGCCCCCCACCTCACCGTGGTCGCCTCGCGTAGCCGGCTCTACCCGGACACCCACCGCGCGATGGGGTGGGACGTCGGCGACGGTGGCCTGGGCATCGTGCTGGGCGCCGAGGTGCCCGACCTGGTGACGCAGAACGTCGGGGCCGACGTCCGGGCCTTCCTCGCCGACCACGGCCTGGCCCCGCAGGACATCGCCTTCCACGTGGCCCACCCGGGCGGCCCCAAGGTGCTGGAGGCGATGCAGGGGGCCCTGGGGGTGCCGCGCGAGGCGCTGGGCCTGACCTGGGACTCGTTGGCCGAGGTGGGCAACCTCTCCAGCGTCTCGGTGCTGCACGTGCTGGGCAAGACCCTCGCGGAGCGCCCACCGGACCCCGGCCAGTACGGCCTGCTGCTGGCGATGGGGCCGGGGTTCTGCGCCGAGCTGGTGCTGCTGCGGTGCGAGGAGGCGGCATGAGCCGGCTGCGCGGACGCCGCGTCCACCCGGCCTTCGCCGCCGTGCTGGGCGCGGTGGCCGTCGAGCGGGTGGTGGAGCTGGTGGTCGCGCGCCGACACGGTGCGTGGGCCCGCGAGCGGGGCGGTGTCGAGCACGGCGCCGGGCACTACCCGGTGATGGTGGCGCTCCACTCGGGCCTGTTGGCCGGCGCGCTGCTCGAGCACCGGCTGGTGGCGGGGCGCTTCCACCCGGGCCCGGCCCTCGTCGTCGGTGCGAGCCAAGCGCTGCGCTGGTGGTGCATCCGCAGCCTGGGCCCGTACTGGAACACGCGCGTGGTGGTGGTGCCCGGGCACGAGCTGGTGGCCTCCGGGCCGTACCGGTGGCTCCCACACCCCAACTACCTGGCCGTCGTCGCCGAGGGGGCGGCCCTGCCGCTGGCCGGCGGGGCGCGGTGGACCGCGGGGGTGTTCACCCTCGCCAACGCCGTCCTGCTGCGGCACCGCATCGCGGTGGAGGAGGCGGCGCTGGCGAGCGTGACCCCGTGAGCCCCGCCGGCGCCGCGGGGGCCGCGGGGGCCGACCTGCTCGTGGTCGGCGGCGGTCCGGCCGGGCTCGCGACGGCGCTGGTCGCCCACCGGGTGGGGATGTCGGTGCACGTGCTCGACCGGCGGCCGGGGGTGGTCGACAAGGCGTGCGGGGAGGGACTCATGCCCGGCGGGCTGGAGCGGTTGCAGGCGCTCGGGGTGGACCCGCCCGGTCACGTGCTCACCGGCATCGACTACGTCACCCCCGCGGGCCGGCGGGCGCAGGCCTCGTTCGCGAGCCCCGGCCGCGGGGTGCGGCGCACCGTCCTGCACGCCGCGATGCGGGCAGCGGCCCAGGACGCGGGGCTCACCATCGCCCACCGGCGCCTGGACGTCACCCGCGAGCTCGACGTCCGGGCCGACCACGTGCTCCTCGACGGCGCGCGGTACCGGTGGGTGGTGGGGGCCGACGGCCTGCACTCCGGGGTCCGGGAGCTCGTGGCCGCACCGGCGCGACGGCCGGCGGGGGCGGTGCCCGCCCGTGTGCTGCCGCGCCGGTACGGGCTGCGGGCCCACCTGCGCACGGCGCCGTGGACCAGCCAGGTGCAGGTGCGCTTCGGGGACGGCGTCGAGGCCTACCTGACCCCGGTGGCCGACGACCTACTGGGGGTGGCGCTGCTCTCCGCGCGGCGGGCCACGTTCGCCGACCACCTGTCCCGGCTGGGGGAGTTCGGACGCCACCTCGCCGCCCACCCGGCCTCCGACTGGGGCCCGGTCGCCGGTGCGGGGCCGCTGTGGCAGGCCGTCCCCCGGCGCGTGGCCGGGCCCGTGCTGCTGGTGGGGGACGCCGCGGGGTACGTGGACGCCCTCACCGGGGAGGGCGTCTCGTTGGCGCTGGCGCAGGCCCCGGCGCTGGTGGACTGCCTCGTGGCCGGGGACGCCCCGGCCTGGGAGCGGCGGTGGGCGCGGATGACGGCGGCCCACCGCATCGCGACCGCAACTTTGGTGGGAGCGGTCTCCCGGAGACCCACCCGGTCGGCGCTGTTGGGGGCGAGCACCACCTGGCCGGGGCTGTTCCAGCGCGTGGTGCGCTCGCTGGCCGACGCCTGAGTCGGCGGCACCGGCCCACATGGTCGGGCCGGGCGGGCCCGTACTGCCTCGTCGGCCTGCTCAGTCGGGCCGCGCGGTCGGACTGCTCAGTCGGACTGGTCTGCGGCCTCGGCGGGGAAGGCACTCGCGGCCCAGGTGGCGTGGATGGTGCCCAGGGTCTCGGCCTGCCGGGCGGCCGCAGCGGTGAGCTCCTCGAACTCCGCGCGGTCGAGCCCCAGCCGGTCGGCGTGCAGGGTCAGGGTCTCCCAGAGGGACAGCTTGCCCACCACGCCCGAACGCAGCAGCTCCACCTCCAGCAGCGGGCTCAGCGGGGACCGGCTCCCGAGGTGCTGGTTGGGCTTGAGGCGCCCCACCTTCTCGCCGGCCGCGGCCAGCGCCGTCTTGAGGCCGCTGCGCTCGGCGCCCAGCTGGCTGATCAGCTCCAGCAGGCGCTCGCGCTCCTGCGTGATCTGGCCGGTGAGGGTCTGCAGGTCGTCGTGGTGGGGGAGGTCGGTGTACTCCTCGGCCATCATCTCCAGGCGCTCCAGGGCGCCCGTCGCCCCGGTGGCGTGGTCGTTGAGGTAGGTGGTCCAGAGGTCCTGCTCAGCGTCAGTCAGCACGGTGTGGTCCATGCCGCCAGCCTTGCACGGCTGTCCGGTGCGCGCCTCCGCATGGCGGCACGACTGTCCGCGCGGTGCCCAGCCCTTCCCCCGGGAGGAACGATGAACCCCCTGTCCGCCGCCGTCCACGCCCTCGAGCAGCAACGTGCGCTCGATGCCGTCGCCGTCCCCGTCCGCGATCTCGTTGCCCGGAGGCCGAGGACGCCGCCGACCTGCTGGTGCTCACCGGCATCGCCGGGTACTTCCCGGCGGCCGCGACCGGCGCGCACGACTGGTCGCGCACCGACGGCCCGGCCACCCGGGTGGGGCTGGCGCACGCCGGGTTGAACGCGGTCGGCCTCGCGCTGCACCTCGGCTCGCTGGCGGCTCGCCGCGCCGGCAATCGCCCGTTGGGACTCGCCCTCTCGGCCGCGGGGCTCGGCGCCGTGGGCGTCGGCGGGTACCTCGGTGGGCACCTGG encodes:
- a CDS encoding DUF2231 domain-containing protein, whose product is MPSPSPGRNDEPPVRRRPRPRAATCARCRRRPRPRSRCPEAEDAADLLVLTGIAGYFPAAATGAHDWSRTDGPATRVGLAHAGLNAVGLALHLGSLAARRAGNRPLGLALSAAGLGAVGVGGYLGGHLAYVNAVGVRGTSERHPARELRPRPTTVRGHV
- a CDS encoding HNH endonuclease signature motif containing protein, with the translated sequence MRRESFGTGQVSPSGGRGAAGRSADALERAERDLGHAVTAVEAVRAAEVALLDAVAGVYEHTAAHLEQRREEGEPGVWEVADAPAIVADEVTAATGELPTQVRSVVDLAASDPQRMACGRAALVEGRASLSRVLSWHTGTRHLQVADAVAIGEVVLTRAADGSPRSAASFRELLRRRVRKVEAADRQAARARMAEALAGRGSWTRPGEEGTGALTVVGEATRVAAAWGRLDAAARRAKAAGDQRTLAQLRSDLHLDLLLVGHLPGTCPGTASTSASAGSDHATPGSRTDAGPAGSGFCTQPILPTQTTQNPTGAEAPAPPVCTACGTVSSDWWPLPQIGDPVLPPARCTVVVGLDVLLENATDADRDPPDSGSGTSDPPPDGSAGTGPPAHTPSDTPSDALAEQAPARGGGDDLRGGGGGLRGAALGWMPGFGYLGPEHVRAVATREGSVWQRLVADPVTGHAVAVSPHTYRPTASVARFVRARDGVARDPGSGTPADQCELDHVVPFEAGGATTPDNLQCLSRRGHARKTRRHWEAVMAPDGSVEWTSLLGQRQTTHPHDYTDQ
- a CDS encoding catalase, translated to METNRGQFQSGEHLTNDHGARIPDTDHTLKAGRRGPALIQDQHFREKITHFDHERIPERAVHARGVGAHGTFRSNGAAAGITSAGFLQAGAETPVFTRFSTVLGSRGSADTPRDTRGFAVKFYTEQGNYDLVGNNIPVFFIQDAIKFPDVVHAAKPEPDTEIPQAQSAHDTFWDFVSTHTEAQHHTIWNMSDRGIPQSLRTMEGFGVHTFRLINAEGETTLVKFHWKPRAGVHSTLWPEAQKIMGADPDYQRKDLYTAIDSGTPPEWDLGVQVFPDTDSEMFEGIDLLDPTKLVPEELAPVQVIGTMTLDRNVDNFFAETEQVAFCPSHLVPGIDHTNDPLLQGRLFSYLDTQISRLGGPNFTQLPINRAQQSEVNTHHRDGMHQMTVHEGKVAYAPQGLVDPAEVPWHPGQKNSPGADKSVDDVPGVLIEVPVAVDGGKERENPGTSFDDHFTQTRMFYRSLTAVEQAHVADAYSFELGMCTKPHVVDRQLGHLATIDSGLAATVAGNLGRPVPEADSSVTVEEMDPSPALAQVGGTWPVDNRVVGLFVCGECDLDAVTAAKKAVEDAGMVPQLVAPAGGPLGGREDLMVDVTAINAASIMFDAILVADHPEDLPRNLAAVVGEAWHHGKAVGGWGDGAGFVAHAVPSVDAGVVQADAPDQAVSTVVELLSKHRVWDRLLQAPEKDLP
- a CDS encoding ankyrin repeat domain-containing protein codes for the protein MEETFDRARSGDVTRLGELLAMGVPVNLTNGRGDTLLMLATYHGHTAAVELLLGLRADTARVNDAGQTPVAAAVFRQRGDLVRALVGAGADPGHGPKNAWVIAEYFGLEEMTALLRELSEGT
- a CDS encoding CocE/NonD family hydrolase; this encodes MSAATRRSLSIALAGSLMLVVPTATAAPSDAPTTASRAATATAAEKEGITHEQNPQVPEGAVWTQEYFPSSLPSNNGDEVELHADVLRPAHLPADARTPVILSVGPYFSHIGQTGDDGHPVAGPSQRFTDLIEGADLMAQGYTVVMVDLRGFGGSTGCLDWVGPGEQADVASAVEWAAGQPWSTGKVGMYGKSYDASTGLVGNNLEPEGLEAVVAQEPVWDMHNYLYSNGVPRPNNVFTPRAYNSIATLPAHAGDDERYRANADYEKAHPECTAQNSADGLIADPESEYWKARDLATQAEGSDVPLFVTQGFIETNTKPEDMRKYLDNHSGEQRGWLGQWNHVRGNDRTEDGRLEMGREGWFTEVISFYDEHLKDTEPVQDFPAYVIEDSNGAWRAQDAWPLVNSTRTVDLEDGSFVDDRAGEPGAARGAVADGADGVTLAAGAAPRIEAADGAAKGRGPVGDMERGASLQPQKGPVAPEVRQRKGKGGPGTTEDAYGYVTWSKPVKRDVRVTGTPRVAFEAEGQGGVAVQLFDVAPDGTAVRFDEQVVAVDGGQHEIALKDTEWTLEAGHQLAVRIGTIGADEYWSHEPSMDTVEVSDAELTLELQNTRWDEPTHGAVSPFLATWERAYTEKWDAKAPGTFQVKASQGKPKHS
- a CDS encoding type III polyketide synthase; the protein is MPAPSRLLAVHVVPGGHSAPQSEVTDAVAGLLGGSAGEERVLRRIHANAGVDTRSLVLPLEAYGALDGFGTANDAWLEHAPRLAVEAVNGALAQAGVDAAEVDVVVSTTVTGIAVPSLEARIAVEVGFREDVVRVPLFGLGCVAGAAGIARVHDLLAGRPDGVAVLLAVELCSLTVQQGDASRANMVASGLFGDGAAAVVLAGPERRAAAPVPAPSSPALSSRAPHLTVVASRSRLYPDTHRAMGWDVGDGGLGIVLGAEVPDLVTQNVGADVRAFLADHGLAPQDIAFHVAHPGGPKVLEAMQGALGVPREALGLTWDSLAEVGNLSSVSVLHVLGKTLAERPPDPGQYGLLLAMGPGFCAELVLLRCEEAA
- a CDS encoding UbiA family prenyltransferase, translated to MSTSPRPSLRVARALAASCHPLPTVMVTGLGTALAVAAAREVRRGAGATLPASGPAVGVARGARLTAWSVAVGSGQLVIGWVNDALDAERDARVGRTDKPVAAGAVSVPTVWGAAGCAALMSALAGRWTGWGLAASQLGLVVVPGVAHSLGVKRTVLSPVPWAVAFGALPVLAHRAGGGGGLPARPAVAGAALGAAAHLVNAARDVEDDALTGQEGLPARLGVAASHGVAAGLVGVAAASVRGPMRWFVGAAAGAVALVGVRAG
- a CDS encoding NAD(P)/FAD-dependent oxidoreductase, with the translated sequence MSPAGAAGAAGADLLVVGGGPAGLATALVAHRVGMSVHVLDRRPGVVDKACGEGLMPGGLERLQALGVDPPGHVLTGIDYVTPAGRRAQASFASPGRGVRRTVLHAAMRAAAQDAGLTIAHRRLDVTRELDVRADHVLLDGARYRWVVGADGLHSGVRELVAAPARRPAGAVPARVLPRRYGLRAHLRTAPWTSQVQVRFGDGVEAYLTPVADDLLGVALLSARRATFADHLSRLGEFGRHLAAHPASDWGPVAGAGPLWQAVPRRVAGPVLLVGDAAGYVDALTGEGVSLALAQAPALVDCLVAGDAPAWERRWARMTAAHRIATATLVGAVSRRPTRSALLGASTTWPGLFQRVVRSLADA
- a CDS encoding isoprenylcysteine carboxyl methyltransferase family protein, producing the protein MSRLRGRRVHPAFAAVLGAVAVERVVELVVARRHGAWARERGGVEHGAGHYPVMVALHSGLLAGALLEHRLVAGRFHPGPALVVGASQALRWWCIRSLGPYWNTRVVVVPGHELVASGPYRWLPHPNYLAVVAEGAALPLAGGARWTAGVFTLANAVLLRHRIAVEEAALASVTP